From the Theobroma cacao cultivar B97-61/B2 chromosome 2, Criollo_cocoa_genome_V2, whole genome shotgun sequence genome, one window contains:
- the LOC18609611 gene encoding protein GLE1 isoform X1: MGVVKLEIRCPQTVNGIGLDPDPDWSFDALLPEIDSLEKKLNVSSSVPLPFTKTKSREFYAENGIKRSPNAFVMRISDEEFEDSEGEAEEVHDRGLVKATRFNCDEFYLSDDDSDNESSLQVQTYFMNEVGLVESALVELTHEHQLGVREEIRSKISSLETDFMNESEKSSSAHVKVDKYREARREVERKFDVQYQRRLAEALDNHLTAVQRDHELKSQIAERRIRSDAAHEEAKRREKALQEERLRQEKAKAEAEMQAKLKAEEAKRVALEAERRAAKEAAEREADKASKANTSEVSQTEALGGPTATSSVVLNAQPKGSDADKTMKSYSAGNMLRAAESALNLERERLQKLKELDERNQSLRSSSNEDFGSTERHIARLIRQIRGTKDNVRTKATELIKIFNNPRCPQTISIASFAKKVVSHCESPDNAAFACGHVIVLVTSQFPQAMDLLVAELQRACIYTVPKHISYSKSAFESKVAYWKAIGYREDDGKIESTKDYLKRLESYMKLYGALVQTEVAGGQNVHGLKEGWAWLARFLNALPANIYTAVALNAFLQMAGFALFRKYKSQFMKLLNIISENFLNALRAQQDPELRPIMAEIQSYLEDKKFLQEPEGRALQGSLLSSVMVPDSDYQESYHQPNRYFY; encoded by the exons AT GGGAGTTGTTAAGTTGGAAATTCGCTGCCCTCAAACCGTTAATGGAATCGGTCTTGATCCCGACCCGGATTGGAGTTTCGATGCTTTGTTACCAGAGATCGATTCCTTGGAAAAGAAGCTCAATGTCTCTTCTTCAGTTCCTTTGCCttttacaaaaacaaaatcaag agaattttatGCGGAAAATGGCATCAAGAGGAGCCCAAATGCATTTGTAATGAGAATATCTGATGAGGAGTTTGAGGATAGTGAAGGTGAGGCTGAGGAGGTTCATGATCGAGGGTTAGTGAAAGCTACACGATTTAACTGCGATGAATTTTATTTGAG TGATGATGATTCTGACAATGAATCGTCTCTTCAAGTACAAACCTACTTCATGAATGAGGTGGGATTGGTGGAGAGTGCTTTAGTTGAGTTAACCCATGAGCATCAACTTGGAGTTAGG GAGGAAATTAGGAGCAAAATCTCGTCATTAGAGACAGATTTCATGAATGAGAGCGAAAAGTCTTCCTCTGCACATGTGAAAGTTGACAAATATAGAGAAGCAAGGCGGGAAGTGGAGAGGAAATTTGATGTTCAGTATCAACGCAGACT TGCAGAAGCACTTGATAATCACTTGACTGCTGTCCAGCGGGACCATGAACTCAAATCACAAATAGCAGAAAGGAGAATACGAAGTGATGCAGCACATGAAGAGGCCAAGAGAAGGGAAAAGGCACTTCAAGAAGAAAGACTACGCCAAGAAAAGGCCAAAGCTGAGGCAGAG ATGCAGGCTAAACTTAAAGCTGAGGAAGCCAAAAGAGTTGCTTTGGAAGCTGAGAGGAGAGCAGCAAAAGAAGCAGCAGAAAGGGAAGCAGATAAAGCCTCAAAAGCTAATACTTCTGAAGTGTCACAAACAGAAGCTTTAGGAGGCCCAACGGCAACTAGTTCAGTAGTTTTAAATGCTCAGCCCAAGGGCTCTGATGCTGATAAAACAATGAAGTCATATTCAGCAG GTAACATGCTCAGGGCTGCAGAGAGTGCTTTAAATCTAGAGAGGGAAAGACTACAAAAGTTAAAAGAGTTGGATGAAAGAAACCAATCACTGAGATCAAGCTCAAATGAG GATTTTGGCAGCACTGAAAGGCATATTGCGAGGTTGATAAGACAAATAAGGGGTACAAAAGACAATGTCAG AACAAAAGCCACTGAGCTTATAAAGATTTTCAACAATCCTCGTTGCCCTCAGACCATCAGCATTGCATCTTTTGCTAAGAAG GTTGTTTCTCACTGTGAAAGCCCTGATAATGCTGCCTTTGCCTGTGGTCATGTCATTGTCCTTGTAACATCGCAG TTCCCACAAGCAATGGATCTTCTTGTTGCTGAACTACAAAGGGCTTGCATTTACACTGTCCCAAAGCATATATCATACTCAAAG TCGGCATTTGAATCGAAAGTGGCATACTGGAAGGCTATAGGATACCGAGAAGACGATGGGAAGATTGAAAGTACGAAGGATTATTTGAAACGGTTGGAATCTTACATGAAGCTGTACGGGGCACTGGTTCAG ACTGAGGTTGCAGGTGGCCAAAATGTTCATGGGCTTAAGGAAGGTTGGGCATGGCTTGCTAGGTTCCTAAATGCACTCCCTGCCAATATTTATACTGCTGTGGCTTTGAATGCATTTCTGCAA ATGGCAGGCTTTGCTCTCTTCAGAAAATACAAATCTCAGTTCATGAAGTTGCTGAATATCATCTCCGAGAACTTTCTAAATGCCTTGAGAGCCCAACAAGATCCAGAGCTGAGGCCTATTATGGCCGAGATTCAGTCTTACTTGGAAGATAAGAAATTCCTTCAAGAACCAGAGGGAAGGGCTTTGCAAGGTTCTTTGTTATCAAGTGTCATGGTGCCTGACTCAGATTACCAAGAGTCGTATCATCAACCAAACAGATATTTCTACTAA
- the LOC18609611 gene encoding protein GLE1 isoform X2 produces the protein MGVVKLEIRCPQTVNGIGLDPDPDWSFDALLPEIDSLEKKLNVSSSVPLPFTKTKSREFYAENGIKRSPNAFVMRISDEEFEDSEGEAEEVHDRGLVKATRFNCDEFYLSDDDSDNESSLQVQTYFMNEVGLVESALVELTHEHQLGVREEIRSKISSLETDFMNESEKSSSAHVKVDKYREARREVERKFDVQYQRRLAEALDNHLTAVQRDHELKSQIAERRIRSDAAHEEAKRREKALQEERLRQEKAKAEAEAKLKAEEAKRVALEAERRAAKEAAEREADKASKANTSEVSQTEALGGPTATSSVVLNAQPKGSDADKTMKSYSAGNMLRAAESALNLERERLQKLKELDERNQSLRSSSNEDFGSTERHIARLIRQIRGTKDNVRTKATELIKIFNNPRCPQTISIASFAKKVVSHCESPDNAAFACGHVIVLVTSQFPQAMDLLVAELQRACIYTVPKHISYSKSAFESKVAYWKAIGYREDDGKIESTKDYLKRLESYMKLYGALVQTEVAGGQNVHGLKEGWAWLARFLNALPANIYTAVALNAFLQMAGFALFRKYKSQFMKLLNIISENFLNALRAQQDPELRPIMAEIQSYLEDKKFLQEPEGRALQGSLLSSVMVPDSDYQESYHQPNRYFY, from the exons AT GGGAGTTGTTAAGTTGGAAATTCGCTGCCCTCAAACCGTTAATGGAATCGGTCTTGATCCCGACCCGGATTGGAGTTTCGATGCTTTGTTACCAGAGATCGATTCCTTGGAAAAGAAGCTCAATGTCTCTTCTTCAGTTCCTTTGCCttttacaaaaacaaaatcaag agaattttatGCGGAAAATGGCATCAAGAGGAGCCCAAATGCATTTGTAATGAGAATATCTGATGAGGAGTTTGAGGATAGTGAAGGTGAGGCTGAGGAGGTTCATGATCGAGGGTTAGTGAAAGCTACACGATTTAACTGCGATGAATTTTATTTGAG TGATGATGATTCTGACAATGAATCGTCTCTTCAAGTACAAACCTACTTCATGAATGAGGTGGGATTGGTGGAGAGTGCTTTAGTTGAGTTAACCCATGAGCATCAACTTGGAGTTAGG GAGGAAATTAGGAGCAAAATCTCGTCATTAGAGACAGATTTCATGAATGAGAGCGAAAAGTCTTCCTCTGCACATGTGAAAGTTGACAAATATAGAGAAGCAAGGCGGGAAGTGGAGAGGAAATTTGATGTTCAGTATCAACGCAGACT TGCAGAAGCACTTGATAATCACTTGACTGCTGTCCAGCGGGACCATGAACTCAAATCACAAATAGCAGAAAGGAGAATACGAAGTGATGCAGCACATGAAGAGGCCAAGAGAAGGGAAAAGGCACTTCAAGAAGAAAGACTACGCCAAGAAAAGGCCAAAGCTGAGGCAGAG GCTAAACTTAAAGCTGAGGAAGCCAAAAGAGTTGCTTTGGAAGCTGAGAGGAGAGCAGCAAAAGAAGCAGCAGAAAGGGAAGCAGATAAAGCCTCAAAAGCTAATACTTCTGAAGTGTCACAAACAGAAGCTTTAGGAGGCCCAACGGCAACTAGTTCAGTAGTTTTAAATGCTCAGCCCAAGGGCTCTGATGCTGATAAAACAATGAAGTCATATTCAGCAG GTAACATGCTCAGGGCTGCAGAGAGTGCTTTAAATCTAGAGAGGGAAAGACTACAAAAGTTAAAAGAGTTGGATGAAAGAAACCAATCACTGAGATCAAGCTCAAATGAG GATTTTGGCAGCACTGAAAGGCATATTGCGAGGTTGATAAGACAAATAAGGGGTACAAAAGACAATGTCAG AACAAAAGCCACTGAGCTTATAAAGATTTTCAACAATCCTCGTTGCCCTCAGACCATCAGCATTGCATCTTTTGCTAAGAAG GTTGTTTCTCACTGTGAAAGCCCTGATAATGCTGCCTTTGCCTGTGGTCATGTCATTGTCCTTGTAACATCGCAG TTCCCACAAGCAATGGATCTTCTTGTTGCTGAACTACAAAGGGCTTGCATTTACACTGTCCCAAAGCATATATCATACTCAAAG TCGGCATTTGAATCGAAAGTGGCATACTGGAAGGCTATAGGATACCGAGAAGACGATGGGAAGATTGAAAGTACGAAGGATTATTTGAAACGGTTGGAATCTTACATGAAGCTGTACGGGGCACTGGTTCAG ACTGAGGTTGCAGGTGGCCAAAATGTTCATGGGCTTAAGGAAGGTTGGGCATGGCTTGCTAGGTTCCTAAATGCACTCCCTGCCAATATTTATACTGCTGTGGCTTTGAATGCATTTCTGCAA ATGGCAGGCTTTGCTCTCTTCAGAAAATACAAATCTCAGTTCATGAAGTTGCTGAATATCATCTCCGAGAACTTTCTAAATGCCTTGAGAGCCCAACAAGATCCAGAGCTGAGGCCTATTATGGCCGAGATTCAGTCTTACTTGGAAGATAAGAAATTCCTTCAAGAACCAGAGGGAAGGGCTTTGCAAGGTTCTTTGTTATCAAGTGTCATGGTGCCTGACTCAGATTACCAAGAGTCGTATCATCAACCAAACAGATATTTCTACTAA
- the LOC18609611 gene encoding protein GLE1 isoform X3, with translation MGVVKLEIRCPQTVNGIGLDPDPDWSFDALLPEIDSLEKKLNVSSSVPLPFTKTKSREFYAENGIKRSPNAFVMRISDEEFEDSEGEAEEVHDRGLVKATRFNCDEFYLSDDDSDNESSLQVQTYFMNEVGLVESALVELTHEHQLGVREEIRSKISSLETDFMNESEKSSSAHVKVDKYREARREVERKFDVQYQRRLAEALDNHLTAVQRDHELKSQIAERRIRSDAAHEEAKRREKALQEERLRQEKAKAEAEMQAKLKAEEAKRVALEAERRAAKEAAEREADKASKANTSEVSQTEALGGPTATSSVVLNAQPKGSDADKTMKSYSAGNMLRAAESALNLERERLQKLKELDERNQSLRSSSNEDFGSTERHIARLIRQIRGTKDNVRTKATELIKIFNNPRCPQTISIASFAKKVVSHCESPDNAAFACGHVIVLVTSQFPQAMDLLVAELQRACIYTVPKHISYSKSAFESKVAYWKAIGYREDDGKIESTKDYLKRLESYMKLYGALVQTEVAGGQNVHGLKEGWAWLARFLNALPANIYTAVALNAFLQSLLG, from the exons AT GGGAGTTGTTAAGTTGGAAATTCGCTGCCCTCAAACCGTTAATGGAATCGGTCTTGATCCCGACCCGGATTGGAGTTTCGATGCTTTGTTACCAGAGATCGATTCCTTGGAAAAGAAGCTCAATGTCTCTTCTTCAGTTCCTTTGCCttttacaaaaacaaaatcaag agaattttatGCGGAAAATGGCATCAAGAGGAGCCCAAATGCATTTGTAATGAGAATATCTGATGAGGAGTTTGAGGATAGTGAAGGTGAGGCTGAGGAGGTTCATGATCGAGGGTTAGTGAAAGCTACACGATTTAACTGCGATGAATTTTATTTGAG TGATGATGATTCTGACAATGAATCGTCTCTTCAAGTACAAACCTACTTCATGAATGAGGTGGGATTGGTGGAGAGTGCTTTAGTTGAGTTAACCCATGAGCATCAACTTGGAGTTAGG GAGGAAATTAGGAGCAAAATCTCGTCATTAGAGACAGATTTCATGAATGAGAGCGAAAAGTCTTCCTCTGCACATGTGAAAGTTGACAAATATAGAGAAGCAAGGCGGGAAGTGGAGAGGAAATTTGATGTTCAGTATCAACGCAGACT TGCAGAAGCACTTGATAATCACTTGACTGCTGTCCAGCGGGACCATGAACTCAAATCACAAATAGCAGAAAGGAGAATACGAAGTGATGCAGCACATGAAGAGGCCAAGAGAAGGGAAAAGGCACTTCAAGAAGAAAGACTACGCCAAGAAAAGGCCAAAGCTGAGGCAGAG ATGCAGGCTAAACTTAAAGCTGAGGAAGCCAAAAGAGTTGCTTTGGAAGCTGAGAGGAGAGCAGCAAAAGAAGCAGCAGAAAGGGAAGCAGATAAAGCCTCAAAAGCTAATACTTCTGAAGTGTCACAAACAGAAGCTTTAGGAGGCCCAACGGCAACTAGTTCAGTAGTTTTAAATGCTCAGCCCAAGGGCTCTGATGCTGATAAAACAATGAAGTCATATTCAGCAG GTAACATGCTCAGGGCTGCAGAGAGTGCTTTAAATCTAGAGAGGGAAAGACTACAAAAGTTAAAAGAGTTGGATGAAAGAAACCAATCACTGAGATCAAGCTCAAATGAG GATTTTGGCAGCACTGAAAGGCATATTGCGAGGTTGATAAGACAAATAAGGGGTACAAAAGACAATGTCAG AACAAAAGCCACTGAGCTTATAAAGATTTTCAACAATCCTCGTTGCCCTCAGACCATCAGCATTGCATCTTTTGCTAAGAAG GTTGTTTCTCACTGTGAAAGCCCTGATAATGCTGCCTTTGCCTGTGGTCATGTCATTGTCCTTGTAACATCGCAG TTCCCACAAGCAATGGATCTTCTTGTTGCTGAACTACAAAGGGCTTGCATTTACACTGTCCCAAAGCATATATCATACTCAAAG TCGGCATTTGAATCGAAAGTGGCATACTGGAAGGCTATAGGATACCGAGAAGACGATGGGAAGATTGAAAGTACGAAGGATTATTTGAAACGGTTGGAATCTTACATGAAGCTGTACGGGGCACTGGTTCAG ACTGAGGTTGCAGGTGGCCAAAATGTTCATGGGCTTAAGGAAGGTTGGGCATGGCTTGCTAGGTTCCTAAATGCACTCCCTGCCAATATTTATACTGCTGTGGCTTTGAATGCATTTCTGCAA AGTTTGCTTGGTTAG